In Scatophagus argus isolate fScaArg1 chromosome 3, fScaArg1.pri, whole genome shotgun sequence, one genomic interval encodes:
- the c3h1orf74 gene encoding UPF0739 protein C1orf74 homolog, translating to MVCHVISTAMSTEELFVAAARKCLSAGRKSLSVPQSLDLAIQVLAVDLGLKPALLYDTNSASADQVQQYLSSLQSSQLVSKSLLTLDLNGNSLIVNPVAVRPNVEQLLHRSNVAVIDVCHSLDRPAITDPLRGELKSTTRDLLLLLGEFEQLKEAEKPHYVGEKSEQWNMCTVFGLLLGYPVTYWFDQTKSFENCLSMTPLVVTTASVTWQADSASHKCCLYSFSVPAVLLQEIQPNLENWRLCLHKRFQGQNVLKDLAVCQSTVTLPSVCL from the coding sequence atgGTGTGTCACGTGATTTCTACAGCTATGTCCACTGAGGAGCTCTTTGTTGCTGCAGCTCGTAAATGTCTGTCCGCTGGCAGAAaatctctttctgtccctcagAGTCTGGACTTGGCTATTCAGGTCTTGGCTGTTGATTTgggactgaaaccagctttgTTGTACGATACCAACAGTGCCAGCGCAGACCAGGTGCAGCAGTACTTGAGCTCCTTACAGTCTTCCCAGCTTGTGTCTAAGTCACTTCTCACACTGGATTTAAATGGAAACTCTCTTATTGTTAATCCAGTTGCTGTCAGACCAAACGTAGAACAGCTGTTGCATCGCAGCAACGTGGCCGTGATTGATGTCTGCCACTCACTGGACAGGCCCGCCATCACTGACCCACTCAGAGGAGAGCTAAAGAGCACGACACGAGATTTACTCCTCCTCCTGGGAGAGTTCGAACAACTGAAGGAAGCTGAGAAACCTCATTATGTAGGAGAGAAGTCAGAGCAATGGAACATGTGCACAGTGTTTGGCCTTTTACTGGGTTACCCCGTCACTTACTGGTTTGATCAGACTAAGAGCTTTGAAAACTGTCTGTCTATGACTCCCCTGGTGGTGACTACAGCTTCAGTGACATGGCAGGCAGACTCCGCAAGTCACAAATGCTGTCTGTACTCCTTCAGCGTCCCAGCTGTTCTGCTTCAAGAGATTCAGCCCAACCTGGAAAACTGGAGACTTTGTTTACACAAAAGATTTCAGGGGCAAAATGTCCTTAAGGATCTTGCGGTTTGTCAGTCCACAGTCACTctgccttctgtttgtttgtga
- the tomm6 gene encoding mitochondrial import receptor subunit TOM6 homolog: protein MSGSNGKKGSSSHVVEWIGSVCRFATDRNDFRRNLLVNLGLFAAGVWVARNLSDFDLMSPQPVT from the exons ATGAGCGGATCAAACGGCAAAAAGGGCTCTTCCTCCCATGTGGTGGAGTGGATCGGTTCTGTTTGTCGATTTGCAACAGACAGAAACGACTTCAGAAG GAATCTTCTGGTCAACCTGGGCTTGTTTGCAGCTGGTGTTTGGGTTGCAAGAAATCTCTCAGATTTTGACCTGATGTCTCCTCAGCCTGTGACATAA
- the LOC124056300 gene encoding ubiquinol-cytochrome-c reductase complex assembly factor 2, with protein sequence MSATRYRRFLKLCEEWPRDEFKKGRDLGTFLRQRVAVAFREGENTQISDPEKCDQMYESLVRINSNVYKQRFPRVRDTSFTGVTVEECKVILSGSLQQMDDEKKGLWKTIMERFSKSPEDSLEKAPEK encoded by the exons ATGTCTGCTACCAGGTACCGTCGGTTCCTGAAGCTGTGTGAGGAATGGCCAAGGGACGAGTTCAAGAAAGGCCGTGATTTGGGAACATTTCTGCGGCAGAGAGTAGCTGTAGCCTTCCGTGAGggtgaaaacacacag ATCTCAGATCCAGAGAAGTGCGACCAGATGTATGAAAGTTTGGTCCGCATCAACAGTAACGTATACAAACAACGA TTTCCTCGTGTAAGGGACACAAGCTTTACCGGAGTCACAGTGGAAGAGTGTAAAGTGATTTTGTCAG GGAGTTTGCAACAGATGGACGATGAAAAAAAGGGCTTGTGGAAAACAATAATGGAGAGATTCTCCAAATCACCAGAAGACTCGCTGGAGAAAGctcctgaaaaataa